The DNA sequence GTGAGGTTCGGTCGCGTGAGATCGACCGCCGCCGCCGCGTCGCCGCCGGGCGCCCGGTAGGCGGCGATCCCGAAGTCGAGGAGCTTCGCGGTGCCGGCGCCGTTCTCGCCGATCATCACGTTCTCGGGCTTGATGTCGCGATGGAGGACTCCGGCGGCGTGCGCGTGCGCGAGCGCCTCGAGGAGGCACGTCGCCATCGAGAGCGCCGGATCGAGGTCGAGCGGGCCTTCGGCGAGGTTCGCGCGGAGCGTCCGTCCGGGCACGTACTCCATGGCGAGGAAGGGCGCCTCTCCGTCGGTGCCCGCCTCGTAGAAGGTGGCGATCCATGGGTGCTGGAGCCGCGCGTAGTTCTCGGCCTCGCGAACGAGCCGGGCGCGAAGCTCGTCGGCAACGTCCGGACGCAGGATCTTGAGCGCGGCGGGACGCCCGAGCGCCAAGTCCTGAGCCAGGTACACCTCGCCCATGCCGCCGGCGCCGAGCCGGCGCTCGATGAGATAATGGGAGAGCCTTTTTCCGATCATGAGCGAACCCATCCCGCGAGCCTTCGCTTGCGTCTCCACGATCGTGGGTTATTCTGGCTCACATGGCGTCGAAACGAAATGGCGACGGGAACCTAATCGTCGATCCGCCGAGGGACCTCGCCGTGGACCCCCGCGGGAACCAGGCCGACGGGTTTCTCCCGGCCAAGCCTCCCCGGGCTCCCATCCCGCTCGCGGTGCGTCCGGACGGCTACGCGGTCCTCCCGGAGGGGAACGCGTGCGAGGGATGCGACCACTGCTGCCGCTACGTCGCGCTGGAGATCGACCGCCCGACCACGAAGAAGGACTTCGAGCACATCCGCTGGTATCTCCTCCACCGGAGCATTTCGATCATCATCGACTGGGATGGCGCCTGGCTCCTCCAGTTCGACACGCCGTGCGAGTGGCTCCAGGATGGGAAGTGCACCCACTACGAGCTGCGCCCCGAGATCTGCCGCGAGTACGACCCGAAGGAGTGCGAGCGATACCTACCCACGCAATCCTACAAG is a window from the Candidatus Eisenbacteria bacterium genome containing:
- a CDS encoding YkgJ family cysteine cluster protein, with product MDPRGNQADGFLPAKPPRAPIPLAVRPDGYAVLPEGNACEGCDHCCRYVALEIDRPTTKKDFEHIRWYLLHRSISIIIDWDGAWLLQFDTPCEWLQDGKCTHYELRPEICREYDPKECERYLPTQSYKVLMKTEADLQKYLAEREVKLVARRKARAEREAAPKTPKRARARVRAGSRSGRAPSGR